DNA sequence from the Spodoptera frugiperda isolate SF20-4 chromosome 15, AGI-APGP_CSIRO_Sfru_2.0, whole genome shotgun sequence genome:
gttcgcaccggccaataagagcgccgaacgcgatctcgtgtcgttttcattcaacgtaaagcaaacttgtactaagggtactgttctcAGATCTCTACGACAATATTCttatggtattttatttattaactaaccTATTTCTGGCAGAAACTTAACACTAACAGTTCCGTTAAAGCTAACatcttgataaaataataacaatgactTAAAATATACTCGCCTAAACCCAATTTAAATCATTTCGAAACAATTTCAAAACTAGAGTAATTCGTATAAAATCACATTCACGTTTCATTGCATACACTTCATACATTCATAGACACACCACTTAATGGCAATTACTTTcgatattcttaaaaataaatcagaacttaaaataatatttaaggcTCCGCCTCCATTTTTCTACTGGAAAAACATCACACAATAggtaaattgatttgaaatttttgtgttatttccAGAAATGGTGCAAATAGGCCACTAATGTTTCTGTGTCAACTAGTAAATAACATCACCGCAATAAGGCACTTAAGTACTCTGCAAGTTTTTACGATATTATGGTCCTAAATTCATGTTATAGTGATCATTAGCCGCCTGGTAGGCGGGTGGACCGGGCGCCTGTGGTGTGGCTCGGGCACTGTAGGGCGGTGCAGGAGGTGGCGGCGTCTGCCACGCACCATCGCCATACGCTCCACCACATACATATGACGGAGACTCGCAAGGCGTTACATTGTCCGCTCTATTGTCGTAAGTCGGGGCGGCTTCATAGTTTCGTTCAATATTATCGTACGATGGAATGTTTTGTTCGTATTTCCTCTGTGGGTTTGGCTCGTTGTATGGGCCAACGACGTCGTAGCCAGACTTCATACTGCTACGTCCAATGgtattatacctattattagTTACTATAGGAACAGACTCGACTGGAGGTGGGGGATCATTGTAACCATCATCTACACAAGGAAAGTTTTCCCTTTCTGGAGCGTGATATGAAACGGGGCGCGCCGCGTGGAAATTGGAATATGACGAGTGCGCTGATGTGGGACGGGACGCTCTTGATTCACGAGGTAGTGAAGCATTTGATGATAAATATCCAGCATTCCTATAGGAACGACGTGATCTACGCACTGACGAGTTGTTTCCTCGAGAACCTGATCGACGTTTGACTCGTCGTGGAGTCATTGGTTTCATTGAAGTTTCGCTGATGTTTGTTTCAGTAGGGCTCAGTTCTATTGTGTACACTGGACGACGGGAAATGGTTCCTTTATCtgcaaagaatttattttgtttgttattgtttcaaaACTATTATCacactacattaaaataaataatattctatttatagtTTACCTGCAGCTGGTTTTTGTTTCTTAAAAGATCTGAAGGCCAAGACTACAGCTAAGGGTAATGCAGTGGCTGCTAGGGTAGCAGCAACGGCTGATTGTCCCAGTTCAACATGATCCCACTGCATGAAGCAGCCTTCCACTCGTGTGGGCCTCCATGTGCCTGGTCCATCCACTTCATCCCAAACTGGCTGACAGCCCCAACCATTGCTCTCCCACCAACTGACACTGCCTGTACCCAGTGATAGTAAACCGCTGTCCTgcaaatacaaaacataaatgtcacatattatatgtatttatcaaATGGGAGAGCAGAAGTGAATTCACAATACACAATTCATTTTCTGCTTATTTTGAGAACTAATAGGAATAAGACagtcttaaaattatttattaagtttttactggtttttttttttactcaaaagCCCAATACTCTCATCCAAACTTGGAGATTAATACCTACTGCTGTAAATTAGTAGCagtgtaaattaatattttgctttatcAATCTAAGAAGTTTAAGTTTTGCAGTTAGAAATATGTTTTGGAAATAGAAAAGACAACATTACTAAATACATACCCTGTTCAAAGTGCCCAGATTCAGATAATAACAAATTAGGAATATGTTCCACACCAGCCACATAAAACTCCAGATGGCGTACTGTAAaagaatacaatatacaatgttGTATTGAAGTCTAACACAAGTGAACTCTTCAAAACAAACTTTTGTTAATGGAAATAAAGTATCTATTGTTATAAGACTTTGTAAAAATGCCagcaacacaaaaaatatttttgctgatTGTAAAGATGTAATTTAAGttctttgtaataattatatgaatgaaCTAAACATTTAATCAGCACCCAAAGTACATCTTCATTgaaaataagcaaaaatatataaatcaataaacaactttccaataaaaagtatctagtatttaaaatgaatagtACTTATGTAACAGATTGTTGATACACATGGTGAAAGCAAAACTAAGTAGGTCACTATAGCATCACATGTTACTCCCACATTCCATTGTCAACTTACTGCTAAAAGATACTTCGTTATGTACTGAACCGCTCCAAATGATCCAAATATAATCAACAGGATATTTGTAAAGTTTGCTATAATAGGCAGCCACATATAACCCAGGAAATCAAAAACTTGCCGCTGTACTGTTATGATctgaaacaataacaacaatgcCAATCAAAATACCAATTAGACCCATTCTCTAAGAGTATGATTCACAAAAACGCTTAGGTCATTGGAATTCGCAAACTATGAAGTACTTACTGGAGGTCATCAATCCCTAGACTGACTAGGTCTACGTTTGTTGGACCtttgcaaaatgaaatgttatatCACAAGAAGTATGTTATTAGACAACAAAATCATATAACTTCAGACTATATTCAAGTTCAATCAGTTAgggttttaaacaaaaacataccaATTCCAAAATACAGACGATCAACAATAACGTCCTTAGCCCACAAACTGCCATTTCGGTAATTATTGACTGAAcagtatataatttttatagttattcataaaatttgcgaatacattttataatttcactTTATAACACATTTcaattcaacaaaatattaaataaaacattatttatttcgtttgaTCTTGTGTATGACCAACTGTCCACCAAAGAGAAAATTCACTTTTTAATAGTGTTGTACGTTTGCGTTTAATTTAGTTGTCAAAAAACTACTGTcaaatgaagtaaaaaaaatcaaacattcaATCGAGTAGACTCGACTATttattgaaattcaaattattaaaaatttaccaCCTCATGCCATGGGAAATAGGCATGCGATTatgcaatgttttaaaaaaatatataaatcacTAATtgctaataatttaaataagtcatttaaatctactatttatttaaactgtaACTAGTATACTCTTTGTTTTCACTTGCATAAATGTGTTTACACGTCTTTTATTAATGAAGAGATCAGTGAGTTAAGAAAATTTTCATACATCTGATCAAATCCGATGAAATAAGAGCTGCATATTATTATCGAGTCTAGTATAAACAATTAGTCGATTTCTTTCATGGCATCTCTATGTTGATAATCACGATTTGTATTGATCGGGGTTTACTCATCACAATTTGAATTTTGTCGAATACAGTGCACAGGACTACAAGTCTCTGtctgccttatttatttatatttttactgtgaGAGCCTGTAACTGGTAAGTACAATTGAATAATTTCATAACATTCACTAAAATCATTCATCGGTTAGAAATCCCTAAAACACCGGTAACCtctctttaaaattattttcagaaaaGAATCGCAATGGCGACTGAAACTTTAATCCCATTAGAATCCAACCCTGAGGTTATGAATAAGTTTCTCCAAAAATTAGGAGTCCCTAGTCAATGGAGTATCGTCGACGTCATGGGTCTTGAACCAGAGATGTTATCCTGGGTTCCTCGCCCTGTTCTCTCGGTTATGCTTCTCTTCCCTATAACTGATGCTTATGAAGAACATAAACAAAAAGAGGAAAGCGATATTCTGTCTAAAGGCCAAGAAGTTTCCAGTAACATTTTCTACATGAAACAGTTCATAAGTAATGCATGTGGCACTGTGGCTCTTGTGCACAGTGTTGCCAATAATACTGATAAAATAGTGCTGGCTGATGGCCACATGAAGAAGTTCTTAGATGAAGCCAAAGATATGGATGCTCCCGCTAGAGGCAAATTATTAGAAAAGTCTGATGGTATTATTCAAGCTCACAAGGAATTGGCCCAAGAGGGCCAAACTAATACCCCCAGTGCTGAAGAACCAGTGAATCATCACTTCATTACTTTTGTACATAAGGATGGCTTTTTGTATGAATTGGATGGACGTAAAGCTTTTCCTGTTAATCATGGACCTACTACTCCTGATTCTCTTCTAGAAGACGCTGCTAAGGTGTGCCAGGCCTTTATGGCTCGTGATCCTAATGAAGTCCGTTTTACCGTGATTGCACTGGCTGCTTCCGACTAATGTGCCACTCTGTAGATTGGAGTAACACTACAGCAATATGCAAGTTGGCTGTAGTTTTAACGAACCATGCTTTTATATCGAAGCTTAAAATATTCTGATGTTTGATACAAAAAGGTGCAATGCAAGCTTTTGTGATactataaagtatttattttgaaatagatgTCTTAATAAATTTGTCaaagaaattatatattttttttattaattcattctgATAGCTCAGTAACTTTAATATGAGACTCATATCCTACACATTTGATgaactaaaataactttttataatttgGCTGAAGTATCTGATGACACAGTTTATAAACAAAGGTATTAAAAAATCTAGAAATGTCTCCAGAGTTCACCTTCAGACGACTGGCGCAAGGATAAATCGGGCGGGCGTGTACATTGcggtatttgttttatgttgataCTTTGTAGGTATTCATGTTTTTCGCAGCGTCTCGCGCCGCTGAACATAAACTTCAAGGCTTTTTGTTGACTTATAGGCAGCAGCTATTAGAGTCGCCATCacgttttaagtatttttgtaccTTCAACTGTACTTTTTTCGACTTAAAGTTAGAAgaaaattttggttttatttttaaaagatacgTAACGTTGGCTACCTTTGTGCGCCGAAATAGGTATCCTAAATCAAATAATGCATATTAGAATTTAAATGAAAGTTTTTCGAATACCTACCCACATAATTACCTCCACCCCTTCGTTGGTAGTTCAAGTTACCATGGCGccaatttaattattctttatttactcACTCCACCCAACTCGAGCACTAAAGTATTAACTCACTCTTTGTCTTATTTATACGGGAATCGATACCCTTTTATGGGTAAGAGGGTAACAAATACGTTTCATGGATCATGGTagaaataatatacctat
Encoded proteins:
- the LOC126911526 gene encoding uncharacterized protein LOC126911526 produces the protein MAVCGLRTLLLIVCILELIITVQRQVFDFLGYMWLPIIANFTNILLIIFGSFGAVQYITKYLLAYAIWSFMWLVWNIFLICYYLNLGTLNRDSGLLSLGTGSVSWWESNGWGCQPVWDEVDGPGTWRPTRVEGCFMQWDHVELGQSAVAATLAATALPLAVVLAFRSFKKQKPAADKGTISRRPVYTIELSPTETNISETSMKPMTPRRVKRRSGSRGNNSSVRRSRRSYRNAGYLSSNASLPRESRASRPTSAHSSYSNFHAARPVSYHAPERENFPCVDDGYNDPPPPVESVPIVTNNRYNTIGRSSMKSGYDVVGPYNEPNPQRKYEQNIPSYDNIERNYEAAPTYDNRADNVTPCESPSYVCGGAYGDGAWQTPPPPAPPYSARATPQAPGPPAYQAANDHYNMNLGP
- the LOC126911529 gene encoding ubiquitin carboxyl-terminal hydrolase isozyme L3, which produces MATETLIPLESNPEVMNKFLQKLGVPSQWSIVDVMGLEPEMLSWVPRPVLSVMLLFPITDAYEEHKQKEESDILSKGQEVSSNIFYMKQFISNACGTVALVHSVANNTDKIVLADGHMKKFLDEAKDMDAPARGKLLEKSDGIIQAHKELAQEGQTNTPSAEEPVNHHFITFVHKDGFLYELDGRKAFPVNHGPTTPDSLLEDAAKVCQAFMARDPNEVRFTVIALAASD